In Pectinophora gossypiella chromosome 5, ilPecGoss1.1, whole genome shotgun sequence, a genomic segment contains:
- the LOC126367215 gene encoding serine/arginine repetitive matrix protein 2 isoform X1, which translates to MTGSTWAAAPAASRTAQARRAHSARARARRARSRRPRRRTRTRMRTTRRTMRRTRRMRRTRRTRRACGPRRRISRRTAAPVPTEARRRRTRRRSVAARRVPALRGRSTSAPTASCSRTTRGTSPLSSTNTSRAPSLLISQRSACRWCRGTCRRRSSTRRRRRACRAHAPASTSTTTTPGTSTTPGTGTRLTGTRRSTTRRRRRTTTWRRATAACCWAAARCRSTSPWTGRSRRTSTPPPARPTPTPPCPVWRRRCRTRPRICTGSEERARSGPPQRRDAPHGVAPCGGGGVASCAASVASCVAGVASCAAAAA; encoded by the exons ATGACCGG TTCAACGTGGgcagcggcgccggcggcgagTCGTACGGCGCAGGCGCGGCGGGCGCACTCAGCACGGGCTCGGGCTCGTCGGGCGCGCAGTCGCCGGcctcgccgccgcacgcgcacgcgcatgCGCACCACGCGCCGCACCATGCGCCGCACACGCCGCATGCGCCGCACACGCCGCACGCGCCGCGCCTGCGGACCAAGGAGGAGGATCTCTCGGCGCACGGCCGCGCCAGTGCCGACG GAGGCGCGGCGTCGTCGGACTCGGAGGCGGAGTGTGGCGGCGCGGCGGGTGCCCGCGCTGCGCGGGCGCAGTACGTCAGCGCCAACTGCGTCGTGTTCACGCACTACTCGGGGGACGTCGCCGCTGTCGTCGACGAACACTTCGCGCGCGCCCTCTCTATTGATAAGCCAAAGG agTGCGTGCCGATGGTGTCGCGGAACCTGCCGGCGTCGTTCTTcaacgcggcggcggcggcgggcgtgcCGGGCGCATGCGCCGGCGTCGACCTCTACGACTACGACCCCTGGCACCAGCACTACTCCGG GTACGGGCACGCGGCTCACCGGCACGCGGCGGAGTACCACgcggcggcgcaggcgcacCACAACATGGCGGCGGGCTACGGCGGCCTGCTGCTGGGCCGCGGCGCGCTGCCGCAGTACAAGCCCGTGGACTGGCCGCAGCCGCCGCACCTCGACCCCGCCGCCTGCGCGCCCTACTCCTACCCCGCCGTGCCCG GTCTGGAGGCGCAGGTGCAGGACACGTCCAAGGATCTGTACTGGTTCTGAGGAGCGTGCGCGCAGCGGGCCGCCGCAGCGCCGTGACGCTCCGCACGGTGTTGCGCCGTgtgggggcgg CGGCGTGGCGTCCTGCGCGGCCAGCGTGGCGTCCTGCGTGGCCGGCGTGGCGTCCtgcgcggccgcggccgcgtgA
- the LOC126367215 gene encoding protein vestigial isoform X2, producing MAVSCPEVMYGAYYPYLYGRGAARSFHHAPHFQYDRFNVGSGAGGESYGAGAAGALSTGSGSSGAQSPASPPHAHAHAHHAPHHAPHTPHAPHTPHAPRLRTKEEDLSAHGRASADGGAASSDSEAECGGAAGARAARAQYVSANCVVFTHYSGDVAAVVDEHFARALSIDKPKECVPMVSRNLPASFFNAAAAAGVPGACAGVDLYDYDPWHQHYSGYGHAAHRHAAEYHAAAQAHHNMAAGYGGLLLGRGALPQYKPVDWPQPPHLDPAACAPYSYPAVPGLEAQVQDTSKDLYWF from the exons ATGGCGGTGAGCTGCCCCGAGGTGATGTACGGCGCCTACTACCCCTACCTGTACGGCCGCGGCGCCGCGCGCTCCTTCCACCACGCGCCGCACTTCCAGTATGACCGG TTCAACGTGGgcagcggcgccggcggcgagTCGTACGGCGCAGGCGCGGCGGGCGCACTCAGCACGGGCTCGGGCTCGTCGGGCGCGCAGTCGCCGGcctcgccgccgcacgcgcacgcgcatgCGCACCACGCGCCGCACCATGCGCCGCACACGCCGCATGCGCCGCACACGCCGCACGCGCCGCGCCTGCGGACCAAGGAGGAGGATCTCTCGGCGCACGGCCGCGCCAGTGCCGACG GAGGCGCGGCGTCGTCGGACTCGGAGGCGGAGTGTGGCGGCGCGGCGGGTGCCCGCGCTGCGCGGGCGCAGTACGTCAGCGCCAACTGCGTCGTGTTCACGCACTACTCGGGGGACGTCGCCGCTGTCGTCGACGAACACTTCGCGCGCGCCCTCTCTATTGATAAGCCAAAGG agTGCGTGCCGATGGTGTCGCGGAACCTGCCGGCGTCGTTCTTcaacgcggcggcggcggcgggcgtgcCGGGCGCATGCGCCGGCGTCGACCTCTACGACTACGACCCCTGGCACCAGCACTACTCCGG GTACGGGCACGCGGCTCACCGGCACGCGGCGGAGTACCACgcggcggcgcaggcgcacCACAACATGGCGGCGGGCTACGGCGGCCTGCTGCTGGGCCGCGGCGCGCTGCCGCAGTACAAGCCCGTGGACTGGCCGCAGCCGCCGCACCTCGACCCCGCCGCCTGCGCGCCCTACTCCTACCCCGCCGTGCCCG GTCTGGAGGCGCAGGTGCAGGACACGTCCAAGGATCTGTACTGGTTCTGA